The region CGACTTCGCGCTGTGCATGTACTGCGGGATCTGCGTGGAGGTCTGCCCCTTCGACGCGCTGTTCTGGTCGCCGGAGTTCGAGTACTCCACGCTGACCATCGCCGAGCTCACCCACGAGAAGTCCCAGCTCCGCACGTGGATGGACACCGTGCCCCCGCCGGTGGAGCTCGAGTACGGCGCGGAGCTGCCCACCGAGATCAAGCAAGGACTCGACGCTGCCCGCAAGAAGGCCGCGCAGAGCGCCGCCAAGGTCGCCGCCGCACCGGCTGCCCAGGCCGGCGCCGCCGCGGAGGGAGCCGGTGCCGCCACCGCGGTCAAGAAGCGCCCGGAGGACGACATCCACGTCGAGGCCCAGATCGACCAGGAGGTCTTCGACCGCCTCGTCGCCGAGGGCAAGTCCGAGCGGGTCGCCCGGGCGACGGCGAAGGCCGCGTACGTCCGGGCCGAGAAGAAGCGCATCCTCGCCGAGCGGGGCGACGGGTCGACCGAGGGCGAGGGCTGAGCCGTGGAGATGGCCGACATCTGGATGCTGATCGTGCTGGTGCTCGCCGGCGCGGCGGGGATCTTCGTGGTGACCTCCCCCAACGTGGTGCACTCCGCGCTGGGCCTGGTCGTCGTCATGCTCGGCACGGCCGGGACGTTCCTGCTGCTCGGGACCGAGTTCCTCGCCTGGACCCAGGTCCTCGTCTACGCCGGCGGCGTGATCGTCCTCATCCTCTTCGGGCTGATGCTGACCAAGGCGCCGATCGGGCCGGTCGGGGACGACTCGCAGAACAAGCGGCTCGCCTTCGGCGTGTCCGTCGCGCTGTTCGCCTTCCTGATGGTCCTGATCGTCACCTCCTTCGGCGACACCCGCCTGGCGCTGACGGTCACCCCGACGGTGTCGCTGGCGGAGTTCCTCTACGTCGAGTGGGCGTTCCCGCTCCTCGCCATGGGCTTCCTGCTCACCGTCGCCCTCGTCGGCGCGGTGATCATCGCCCGGCAGGAGGAGGGGGAGGGGCCGCTGCCCGACGACGAGGACTTCATCGACCGCACCGAGGCCGGCCCCGTCCGCGCCGGCGACACCTACGCCGAGCCGGGCGCGATCGGACCCCAGGGCGGACGCCCGACCGGCGTGACGGCAGGGGAGCGGTAGGGATGGAAGCCGTCTTCCCGCTGACGTTCTCCGCCCTGCTCTTCTGCACGGGCATCTACGGCGTGCTCGCCCGCCGCAACGCGGTGCTGGTGCTGATGAGCGTCGAGATGATGCTCGCCGCCGTCACCGTGAACCTCGTGACCTTCGGCCTTCTGGCCGCCGAAGCCGGCGACGCCATCTTCACCGGCCAGATCTTCGCGTTGTTCGTGATCGCCATCGGCGCCGCCGAGGTCGGCGTGGGCCTCGCGATCATCCTGCTGCTCTACCGCAACCGCGCGACGGTCAACATCGACGACGCCGACCTGATGAAGTACTGAGGCCGACGGACCATGATCTCTGACTACGCATGGGTGATCCCCGCGCTGCCGGCCCTGTCGGCTGTGCTCATCCTGTTCTTCGGCAAGCACATGCGGGGCAAGGGCGCCGAGTTCGGCATCGCGGCGCTCGCGATCGCCTTCGTCCTGAGCGCCTTCGTCGCGGTGGAGGTCTTCACGGCGAACGTGGAGGCCGTCGCGGACCTCGAGGCGGCCCTCAACGAGGAGGGGGGCGGTGACGCCGACCACGCGGAGGAGGAGACCTCGTTCCTCGACGGGGTCCGGGTGGCCGCCACCGGCATCGAGGGCATGCAGCTGGCCGCGGAGGGCGGCGAGGCGATCGAGATCCCCGAGGGCATCTCGAGCTTCGTGAACGAGGACTCCGTCTCCCTCGGGTCCCTCGGGGGCGGGTTCGAGCTCGAGGCCGGCCAGCGCATCGACGGCCTCGCCGCGATGATGTTCCTGCTGGTGACCTTCGTGTCGCTGATGGTGCACATCTACTCGACCGGCTACATGCATGGCGAGCCGCGGTACACCTACTACTTCACCCTCCTGAGCCTGTTCACGATGTCCATGCTCCTCATGGTCATCGCCAACAACATGCTGCAGCTGCTCGTCGGCTGGGAGCTCGTGGGGGTCTGCAGCTTCCTGTTGATCGGGTTCTACTGGGAGGGGCGGAAGAACCAGTCCGCCGCCCAGAAGGCGTTCCTCACCACCAAGTTCGGCGACATCGGCCTGATGGTCGGCGTGGTCAGCCTGTGGGCCCAGTTCGGGACGTTCAACATCGCGACGATCATCGACGACGCCACCCACGGGGTGCAGGCGGGCGGCGCACCCCTCGACGAGGGGCTCCTCACCTTCGGGCTGATCTCGCTGTTCATCGGCGCGATCGGCAAGTCCGCCCAGTTCCCCCTCCAGACCTGGCTGCCCGACGCGATGGCGGGCCCGACCCCGGTCTCGGCGCTGATCCACGCCGCGACGATGGTGACCGCGGGGATCTTCCTGGTCGCCCGGATCTACCCCGTCTACCGGCTGTCGGCCACCGCCCTCGCGGTGATCGCGGTCATCGGCGCGATCACGCTGTTCTCGATGGGGCTCCTCGCGCTGGTGCAGGACGACATCAAGCGGGTGCTGGCCTACTCGACGGTGTCCCAGCTCGGCTACATGGTCGCGGCGCTCGCGTTCAGCTACACCGCCGGGATCTTCCACCTCTTCACCCACGGGTTCTTCAAGGCCCTGCTGTTCCTCGCGTCCGGGTCGGTCATCCACGCCGTCCACTCGAACAACATGGAGGACATGGGCGGCCTGCGGAAGTCCATGCCGGTGACCTTCGTGACCTGGTCGATCGGCACGCTCGCCCTGGCGGCGGTGTTCCCGCTCGCCGGCTTCTGGTCGAAGGACGAGGTCCTCGCGGGCGCGCTCGACGCGGGCGGCTACACCGGCAACCTGGTCTGGATCCTGGGCCTGCTCGGGGGGTTCATCACCGCCTTCTACATGGCGCGCGCGACCACGATGACGTTCTTCGGCACCTACCGGGGACGTTCGGGCCACAGCACCGACGGGTCGGTCAGCACGCCGCACGAGTCACCCGGCTCGATGAAGTGGCCGCTGATCCTCCTCGCGGTGCCGGCTGCGCTGATCGGCTTCATCAACCTGCCGTTCGACTTCGCCCACTCGGTGTCCTTCGCGGCGTGGACGATGCCGTCCCTCGAGTACTTCGTGACCCACCCGCCCCACTTCTTCCTGTGGCTCGCCGGCGCGTCGCTGGCCCTGGCCCTCCTCGGCCTGGGGGCGGGCTACGCGATGTACCGCCGCTACCGCGCGCCGGCCGAGGACCCGTTCAACAACCTCGGCCTGGTCACCACGGTGCTGCAGCGCAAGTACTTCCTCGACGACCTGTACTCGGGCGTGATCATGCACACGATCCGCGACCGGGTCGCCCCGGCCGCCTACTGGATCAACGACCGGGTCATCGACCGGTTCGTCTACCTGGTCGGCGCCTCGCAGACCGCCCTCGGCCGCAACCTGTACCGGGTGGTGGACCAGAAGGGCATCGACGGGGCCGTCAACGGCCTCGGCACCGGCGCCGGCTGGACCGGCGGGCTGATCAAGTTCGCCCAGTCCGGCAACGTCCAGTTCTACGCCGGTGCGATGTTCATCGGGGTGTTCGTCTTCGCCGTCCTGTTCGCCGCCGCCGCGTAGCCGCGGCTCCGACGTCTCAACAGAGGATCTCAGAGAATCATGTTCTGGTCTGACTGGGCGATCACGCTCACGCTCTTCACCCCGCTGCTCGGCGCAGCGGCCATCGCGCTGATCCCGAAGGCGCAGGAGGAGTCCGCCAAGCCGGTGGCGCTGGTGGTGTCGATCATCGGCTTCGCGCTGTCCCTCGGGATCCTCGCCGGCTACGACTTCGGCGCCGCCGGCCTGCAGTACGAGGTCGACATCCCCTGGATCGACGCGGTCGGGGCGCGGTACCACATCGGCATCGACGGGATCAGCCTGCCGCTGTTCGTGCTGAGCTACCTGCTGACGTTCCTCTGCAGCGTCTACGCCTACCACCACATCGAGGAGCCCGGGAAGCCCAAGGCCTTCCTCGCCCTGATGCTGCTGCTGCAGACCGGCATGGCCGGGACCTTCATCGCCTTCGACCTGATCCTGTTCTTCATCTTCTGGGAGCTGGTCCTGGTCCCGATGTACTTCATGATCGGCGTGTGGGGCGGCCCGCGCCGGGAGTACGCGGCGGTCAAGTTCTTCCTCTACACCCTCTTCGGTTCGGTGTTCATGCTGGTCGCGTTCCTCGCGCTGCGGTTCACCGCCGGGACCTTCGACATCCCCGAGCTGATCGCGTTCGGACAGGCGAACGAGTTCGGCCTGACCTTCGAGCGCCTCGCCTTCCTCGGCATCTTCCTCGGCTTCGCCATCAAGGTGCCGATGTGGCCGTTCCACACCTGGCTGCCCGACGCGCACACCGAAGCGCCGACGGTCGGCTCGGTCCTGCTGGCGGGCATCCTGCTGAAGATGGGGACCTACGGGTTCGTCCGCATCGCCATCCCGATCCTCCCGAACGGAGCGATGGACTTCGCGCCGATCATCGCGGTGCTCAGCGTGATCGCGATCATCTACGGCGCGCTGTGCTGCATGGCCCAGACCGACCTGAAGCGCCTGATCGCCTTCAGCTCGGTCGGTCACATGGGCTTCGTCATGCTCGGCATCGCGACCCTGACGCCGGTCGGCATCAACGCCGGCATCTTCGGGATGATCGCCCACGGGGTGATCACCGGGATGCTGTTCTTCGTCGTCGGGTCGATGAAGGAGCGCTACCACACCCGCGACATCGCCACGATCGGCGGCGGGGCGCTGCAGACCATGCCGAAGATGGCGGCGATCCTGACCTACGTCTCGATCGCGTCCCTCGGCCTGCCCGGCCTGGCGGGCTTCCCCGGCGAGTTCGGCGCGCTTCTGAGCGCGTTCCAACCCGCGCCGGGCCTCGCCGACGCCGGCCTGCTGACCTTCTACCGGGTCCTGATGGTCCTCGGCGCGGTCGGGACGGTCCTCACCGCCGGCTACTTCCTCTACATGCTGCAGCGGATCAACATGGGCTCCGCGCCCGACCGCTGGCTGAAGGCCGGTCTGGCCGACGTGAGCGTGATCGAGTGGGGGACGTGGCTGCCGCTGCTGCTCATGACCCTCCTCCTCGGGATCATGCCGTTCCTCGTCTGGAACATCACGACGCCGGACGTGAACGCCCTCCTGTCGTACTTCACCGGGTAGGACCGCGATGCCAACGGTTGCACCGACCACCATCGACTGGGTCTCGCTCATCCCCGAGCTGATCCTGCTCGCCACGACGTTCGTGGTGCTGCTGGTCGAGCCGTTCCTGCCCCGCGAGCGGGTCCGGCTGGTGAACCCGATCGCGGTGCTCGGCACCGCCGCGTCGCTGGGCGCGGTCATCTGGCTCGCGGTCGACGGCACCACCCGGCAGTCGTTCGGGAACATGTTCGTCGTCGACAACTACGCCCTCCTGTTCAAGGGCTTCTTCCTGGCGAGCGGGATCGTGGTGCTGCTGATCAGCTGGCGGTACTTCCAGGAGGTCCGCACCTACCAGGGCGAGTACTACTTCCTGCTGCTCAGCGCCTACGTCGGCATGCTGCTGATGCCGTCGGCCCGCGACCTGGTGATGGTGTTCATCGCCTTGGAGCTGGTCAGCGTCCCCGGCTTCGTCATGGCCGGTCTCCGCAAGTTCGACCTGCGCTCCAACGAGGGCGCGATGAAGTTCTTCCTGATCGGCGTGCTGAGCATCGCCGTGCTGCTGTTCGGCGCCTCGATCCTGTACGGCTACACCGGCACGACGGACCTGGTCGCCATGGCCGGGGCGCTCGAGGGGTTGGCCACCGAGCCGCTGGTCCTCGGCTCGATGCTGTTCGTCATCGTGGGGTTCGGCTTCAAGATCTCGGCGGTGCCGTTCCACTTCTGGGCGCCGGACACCTACGAGGGCGCCCCGATCCCGGTGACCGCGTTCCTGTCGGTGCTGAGCAAGGCAGCCGGCATGGCCGGGCTGCTGCAGGTCTGCTTCATCGCGTTCGCGCCGCTCGCCGACGTCTGGGCGCCGGTGCTCGGGATCATCGCGATCCTGACGATGACGCTCGGGAACCTCACGGCCATGCAGCAGACGTCGGTGGTCCGCATGCTGGCCTACTCATCGGTGTCGACCGGCGGGTTCATCCTGGTGCCGTTCGGCATCGTCGGCACCGGCACCGCGGCCGCGACGATCAACTCCCAGGCGTTCCAGGCCGTGCTCGTCTACCTGCTCGTCTACTCGGTCATGAACATCGGCGCGTTCGCCGTCGTGATCGCGGTGGCGCGCCACCGGCCGCGGAAGTCCATCGCGGACTTCGCCGGCCTGGGCCAGTCCCAGCCGCTCCTCGCGGTGTCGCTGACCTTGTTCCTGGTGGCGCTGACGGGCATCCCGCCGCTGGTCGGCTGGTACGCGAAGTTCGTGATCCTGGCCGCCGTGGCCCAGCCGGCCACGGCGTTCGGGATCGTCCTGGCGGCGGCGATCGTCATCAACTCGGTGATCGGCGCCTTCTACTACCTGCGGGTCGCCCGCACGATGTGGATGGACGAGCCGGCCGAGGGTCCGCTCCTCACCCGCCCGGGCATCCCCCTCGGCGTGGCGATCGGCGGCCTCGCCATCGCGGCCGTGGTGCTCGGGATCCTCCCGCAGGCCTTCGCCGGCTTCGCGGAGATGTCGACGCTGGTGGCCGCCGGCGGCTGAGCGGCGCGGGGGCGTGGACTGGCGCCGTTTGGCGCAACCTTTACCACACCCCCACTGAGGGGAGGGTGGTGCTCACTACCCTTGTGGACACCCCCCACCCCCCTCCCCCAGGAGCTGAGCACACCCGTGTTCAAGTCGTTCAAGACCTTCGTCCTGCTCGCCGGCCTCTCGGGTCTGCTGCTGTTCGCGGGTCAGGCCATCGGCGGGTCCAGCGGACTCGTCACGGCCCTCGTCATCGCCATGGCGATGAACGTCGGCACCTACTGGTTCTCCGACAAGCTCGCGATCAAGATGGCGCGCGGCGAGCCCGCGGACGAAGCCAGCTACCCCTGGTACCACGAGATGGTCAACAGCCTCTCCGCACGCGCCGGGCAGCCCGCGCCGCGGCTGTACATCTCCCCCTCCCCCCAGCCGAACGCCTTCGCGACCGGTCGGAACCCGGCACACGCGGCGGTCTGCGTCAACCAGGGCCTCATCGACCTGCTCAACCGGGACGAGATGGAGGGCGTGATCGCCCACGAGCTCTCCCACGTCTACAACCGCGACATCCTGATCGGGACCATCGCCGCGACGATCGCGACGGCGATCACGTTCATGGCTCGCATCGGGTTCTGGTTCGGGGGCGGCCGGGACCGCGAGGGCGGTGCCATCGGCGGCATCGCCATGCTGATCCTGGCCCCGATCGCCGCGGCCCTGCTGCAGTTCGCCGTGACCCGCAGCCGCGAGACCCAGGCCGACACCTCAGGCGCCGAGCTGTCCGGCAAGCCGCTGGCCCTCGCCAGCGCCCTGCAGAAGCTCGAGGCGGGCGGACGCCAGCTCGCGCGCCGCGGCGTGGGCGGCACGCCGGCGGAGGCGTCCAGCGCCTTCCAGTCCCTCTACATCTCCGCGCCGTTCGGCGGGCTGGGGCAGGCCGGGAACCTGTTCCGGACCCACCCGAAGACCGAGGACCGGGTCGCCAACCTCCAGCGCATCGCCCGTGAGATGGGCCAGATCGCCTAGCGGGTGCCTTCCCGCAGACGCAGACGAGCCCCGGACCGCAGGTGCGGCCGGGGCTCGATGCAGGTCTGGGGCTCTACTTGGACGCGTGGTAGGCGGCCATCCGAGCCCGGTGGAGCTCGTAGTTCGAGCGGGCCAGCGCCGGGAGGTCGGCGCCGCTGCGGCGCAGGTCCTCGTGGGCGTTGAAGGCCCGCAGCAGGGCCTGGAACGATGCGTTGAACTCGGTGTTGCGCATTACGGGGCTCACCTCCCGGTGATGGACGTCGTCGACGTGTGAACGCCATCACTGTATCGGCGCATTCCCGCTCAGCTTAAGGACCTATTGCCCTTTAGGTCATGA is a window of Euzebya sp. DNA encoding:
- a CDS encoding NADH-quinone oxidoreductase subunit I codes for the protein MSTPTSPTKPPEPVEPARSGPPSIGLLKGLGVTLKTLFTKPTTQQYPHVKPDLPPRTRGVIALMEENCTVCMLCARECPDWCIYIDSHKETVPPKDGGRARTRNILDRFAIDFALCMYCGICVEVCPFDALFWSPEFEYSTLTIAELTHEKSQLRTWMDTVPPPVELEYGAELPTEIKQGLDAARKKAAQSAAKVAAAPAAQAGAAAEGAGAATAVKKRPEDDIHVEAQIDQEVFDRLVAEGKSERVARATAKAAYVRAEKKRILAERGDGSTEGEG
- a CDS encoding NADH-quinone oxidoreductase subunit J, producing MADIWMLIVLVLAGAAGIFVVTSPNVVHSALGLVVVMLGTAGTFLLLGTEFLAWTQVLVYAGGVIVLILFGLMLTKAPIGPVGDDSQNKRLAFGVSVALFAFLMVLIVTSFGDTRLALTVTPTVSLAEFLYVEWAFPLLAMGFLLTVALVGAVIIARQEEGEGPLPDDEDFIDRTEAGPVRAGDTYAEPGAIGPQGGRPTGVTAGER
- the nuoK gene encoding NADH-quinone oxidoreductase subunit NuoK; protein product: MEAVFPLTFSALLFCTGIYGVLARRNAVLVLMSVEMMLAAVTVNLVTFGLLAAEAGDAIFTGQIFALFVIAIGAAEVGVGLAIILLLYRNRATVNIDDADLMKY
- the nuoL gene encoding NADH-quinone oxidoreductase subunit L, with amino-acid sequence MISDYAWVIPALPALSAVLILFFGKHMRGKGAEFGIAALAIAFVLSAFVAVEVFTANVEAVADLEAALNEEGGGDADHAEEETSFLDGVRVAATGIEGMQLAAEGGEAIEIPEGISSFVNEDSVSLGSLGGGFELEAGQRIDGLAAMMFLLVTFVSLMVHIYSTGYMHGEPRYTYYFTLLSLFTMSMLLMVIANNMLQLLVGWELVGVCSFLLIGFYWEGRKNQSAAQKAFLTTKFGDIGLMVGVVSLWAQFGTFNIATIIDDATHGVQAGGAPLDEGLLTFGLISLFIGAIGKSAQFPLQTWLPDAMAGPTPVSALIHAATMVTAGIFLVARIYPVYRLSATALAVIAVIGAITLFSMGLLALVQDDIKRVLAYSTVSQLGYMVAALAFSYTAGIFHLFTHGFFKALLFLASGSVIHAVHSNNMEDMGGLRKSMPVTFVTWSIGTLALAAVFPLAGFWSKDEVLAGALDAGGYTGNLVWILGLLGGFITAFYMARATTMTFFGTYRGRSGHSTDGSVSTPHESPGSMKWPLILLAVPAALIGFINLPFDFAHSVSFAAWTMPSLEYFVTHPPHFFLWLAGASLALALLGLGAGYAMYRRYRAPAEDPFNNLGLVTTVLQRKYFLDDLYSGVIMHTIRDRVAPAAYWINDRVIDRFVYLVGASQTALGRNLYRVVDQKGIDGAVNGLGTGAGWTGGLIKFAQSGNVQFYAGAMFIGVFVFAVLFAAAA
- a CDS encoding NuoM family protein encodes the protein MFWSDWAITLTLFTPLLGAAAIALIPKAQEESAKPVALVVSIIGFALSLGILAGYDFGAAGLQYEVDIPWIDAVGARYHIGIDGISLPLFVLSYLLTFLCSVYAYHHIEEPGKPKAFLALMLLLQTGMAGTFIAFDLILFFIFWELVLVPMYFMIGVWGGPRREYAAVKFFLYTLFGSVFMLVAFLALRFTAGTFDIPELIAFGQANEFGLTFERLAFLGIFLGFAIKVPMWPFHTWLPDAHTEAPTVGSVLLAGILLKMGTYGFVRIAIPILPNGAMDFAPIIAVLSVIAIIYGALCCMAQTDLKRLIAFSSVGHMGFVMLGIATLTPVGINAGIFGMIAHGVITGMLFFVVGSMKERYHTRDIATIGGGALQTMPKMAAILTYVSIASLGLPGLAGFPGEFGALLSAFQPAPGLADAGLLTFYRVLMVLGAVGTVLTAGYFLYMLQRINMGSAPDRWLKAGLADVSVIEWGTWLPLLLMTLLLGIMPFLVWNITTPDVNALLSYFTG
- a CDS encoding NADH-quinone oxidoreductase subunit N encodes the protein MPTVAPTTIDWVSLIPELILLATTFVVLLVEPFLPRERVRLVNPIAVLGTAASLGAVIWLAVDGTTRQSFGNMFVVDNYALLFKGFFLASGIVVLLISWRYFQEVRTYQGEYYFLLLSAYVGMLLMPSARDLVMVFIALELVSVPGFVMAGLRKFDLRSNEGAMKFFLIGVLSIAVLLFGASILYGYTGTTDLVAMAGALEGLATEPLVLGSMLFVIVGFGFKISAVPFHFWAPDTYEGAPIPVTAFLSVLSKAAGMAGLLQVCFIAFAPLADVWAPVLGIIAILTMTLGNLTAMQQTSVVRMLAYSSVSTGGFILVPFGIVGTGTAAATINSQAFQAVLVYLLVYSVMNIGAFAVVIAVARHRPRKSIADFAGLGQSQPLLAVSLTLFLVALTGIPPLVGWYAKFVILAAVAQPATAFGIVLAAAIVINSVIGAFYYLRVARTMWMDEPAEGPLLTRPGIPLGVAIGGLAIAAVVLGILPQAFAGFAEMSTLVAAGG
- a CDS encoding M48 family metalloprotease, producing MFKSFKTFVLLAGLSGLLLFAGQAIGGSSGLVTALVIAMAMNVGTYWFSDKLAIKMARGEPADEASYPWYHEMVNSLSARAGQPAPRLYISPSPQPNAFATGRNPAHAAVCVNQGLIDLLNRDEMEGVIAHELSHVYNRDILIGTIAATIATAITFMARIGFWFGGGRDREGGAIGGIAMLILAPIAAALLQFAVTRSRETQADTSGAELSGKPLALASALQKLEAGGRQLARRGVGGTPAEASSAFQSLYISAPFGGLGQAGNLFRTHPKTEDRVANLQRIAREMGQIA